The following proteins are co-located in the Aurantiacibacter atlanticus genome:
- a CDS encoding helix-turn-helix domain-containing protein, with translation MMTHYDSPDLRPLSVLLSDLGQQIEAYRISRNLKQAELAEMAGISRSTLTRLEAGNGGTIDSLARIMRALDIEDRLLDIVPDAKLSPLDPRSVTGKARQRVRKSSESAPNEEWSWGDEAP, from the coding sequence ATGATGACGCATTATGACTCGCCTGACTTACGTCCGCTCTCGGTGCTGCTGTCCGACCTCGGCCAGCAGATCGAAGCCTACCGTATATCACGCAATCTCAAACAGGCCGAGCTTGCGGAGATGGCAGGCATCTCCCGTTCAACGCTCACTCGGCTGGAAGCCGGCAATGGCGGGACGATCGACAGTCTTGCCAGAATTATGCGTGCGCTCGACATCGAGGATCGTCTGCTGGATATCGTGCCCGATGCTAAGCTGAGTCCGCTCGACCCACGGTCAGTCACGGGCAAGGCACGGCAACGAGTGCGGAAGTCTTCCGAAAGTGCGCCCAATGAGGAATGGAGTTGGGGTGACGAGGCCCCATGA
- a CDS encoding helix-turn-helix domain-containing protein, whose amino-acid sequence MEENQGVTSAVVTKTVAAFANSYEGGTLLIGVSDDGEALGLEQDYVALGDADKDRFELHLRNLFSEALGQNVTASKLKISFPEIEGVEICKIDVRPADAAVVLTVADKNGLKSEKLYVRSGNSSPEMPMSEVQAFLNKRFAAKSVG is encoded by the coding sequence TTGGAGGAAAATCAGGGGGTCACGTCAGCGGTTGTTACCAAAACGGTAGCGGCTTTTGCCAACAGCTATGAAGGCGGCACCCTTTTGATTGGGGTTTCCGATGACGGAGAGGCGCTCGGGTTAGAGCAGGACTATGTGGCCTTGGGGGATGCGGATAAGGACAGGTTTGAGCTTCATTTGAGAAACCTGTTTTCGGAGGCGCTTGGGCAAAATGTCACAGCATCGAAATTGAAGATCAGCTTCCCAGAAATCGAAGGCGTTGAAATCTGCAAGATCGATGTGCGGCCAGCCGATGCTGCTGTTGTCCTCACGGTCGCTGATAAGAACGGGCTCAAGTCCGAGAAACTCTATGTCAGAAGTGGCAACTCATCTCCGGAAATGCCCATGAGCGAGGTCCAGGCGTTTTTGAACAAGCGATTTGCGGCCAAGTCTGTTGGTTAA
- a CDS encoding conjugal transfer protein TraG N-terminal domain-containing protein: MVEIFTVGGGEYIVNVLNAVAAWTGAGGYKSLIQVALVMGMALAVIVVAFNQDWRAWLNWFLGATLIYMCLMVPRMDVQVTDRVNPSLAPATVDNVPLGLALMASFTSQAGDYLTRSAELVFGLPDDLNYSKNGMIYGARLLEATKSLHIADPEFATNFDEHVQQCVFYDLLLGRYSMKELSESDDIWASIAPGSAARAQKFLTRQADDSVIASIITCREAYTELSGQWTSMIDEMTLVAGRQLYPRQTEALARAKLMADLPVAYQYLTGISRSASDIFRQVLTINAMNQAMHGFAGASGTSSVDVFAQTRADIQTERTYSSIAHNAMKWVPILNVVLTVVFYALFPVLFPLFLMPKTGPIALRGYVTGFFYLAAWGPLFVILHMILMFKGAGDVAAAGGSSGLSLATFAGMSDVNSDIGILAGYLVASIPFLAGGVARGALAISGQATSYLNPSQNAAEEAAREASTGNVSLGNSNIDNSTVFSRQFAQGNLAPNIAYGAAQTRGFSDSGTQTTSFPDGEFAAVPNSSYPFTPTLGQDFTGRLGTMASQSRTQSETYANLAQQSTSSAVTRFSEIRNAYSQGRSSETISGVGTNDSVGTAFNEVDNASRALQQQFGLSRRASDDITVSWFLNGEASAGVGGDLGPVTLGGKARGGRNQSWTDSDIGIASEDRSRITGSLRQLSDSRNWSNTREGFLRETSTSSVSQVSTSSSGLSRSLTEAESYTREARRAEEMASRLETQAGWYEANSSAGTLNLSQAYRDWGMAEIEANRDYYGPVRFDDIEFQMSSRGQQLQSRFVESYADQLQEDIEGDLSLPAFSPVSRPGIGSAGQVRARGAVGSAGGPAMPDAPDRSGIADEVERARRRGQARIGTVRGYVDRQTQDATGASEEAADDVKEW; this comes from the coding sequence CTCGGCGCGACGCTGATCTACATGTGCCTGATGGTGCCGCGGATGGATGTGCAGGTCACTGACCGGGTCAATCCCAGCCTTGCACCGGCGACGGTCGACAATGTTCCGCTCGGGCTTGCCCTGATGGCAAGTTTCACGAGCCAGGCGGGTGATTATCTGACCCGCTCAGCTGAACTCGTTTTCGGCCTGCCCGACGACCTCAACTACTCGAAGAACGGTATGATCTACGGCGCACGCCTGCTCGAGGCGACGAAATCGCTGCACATTGCCGATCCCGAGTTCGCCACCAATTTCGACGAACACGTACAACAATGCGTGTTCTATGATCTGTTGCTTGGTCGCTACTCGATGAAGGAGCTTTCCGAGAGCGACGACATCTGGGCGAGCATCGCACCGGGCAGCGCGGCACGAGCGCAGAAATTCCTGACCCGGCAAGCCGACGACAGTGTCATTGCTTCCATCATCACCTGCCGCGAAGCCTACACAGAGCTTTCGGGTCAATGGACGAGCATGATTGACGAGATGACGCTTGTCGCAGGACGCCAGCTTTATCCGCGCCAGACCGAAGCGCTCGCGAGGGCCAAACTGATGGCCGACCTGCCCGTTGCCTACCAGTATCTCACTGGTATCTCGCGTAGCGCGAGCGATATCTTCCGCCAGGTGTTGACCATCAACGCCATGAATCAGGCGATGCACGGCTTTGCAGGCGCAAGCGGTACGAGCAGTGTCGATGTTTTCGCGCAGACCCGCGCCGACATCCAGACCGAGCGCACCTATTCCTCGATTGCGCACAACGCGATGAAATGGGTGCCTATCCTCAATGTCGTTCTGACAGTGGTATTCTACGCGCTATTCCCGGTTCTCTTTCCACTGTTCCTGATGCCGAAGACTGGTCCGATTGCGCTCAGGGGCTACGTCACCGGCTTCTTCTACCTTGCCGCTTGGGGTCCGCTGTTCGTGATCCTGCACATGATCCTTATGTTCAAGGGCGCGGGCGATGTCGCCGCTGCCGGTGGCAGTTCGGGCCTTAGTCTTGCGACCTTTGCCGGTATGAGCGACGTCAACAGCGATATCGGTATCCTCGCCGGCTATCTCGTCGCCTCGATTCCCTTCCTAGCGGGCGGAGTGGCGCGCGGTGCGCTGGCGATCTCGGGACAGGCGACCAGCTACCTCAATCCGAGCCAGAACGCTGCCGAGGAGGCTGCACGCGAAGCCAGCACTGGCAATGTCTCTCTCGGCAATTCGAACATCGACAATTCGACAGTGTTCTCGCGGCAGTTCGCCCAAGGCAATCTTGCACCCAACATCGCCTACGGCGCAGCGCAAACGCGCGGTTTCAGTGACAGCGGTACCCAGACCACGAGCTTCCCTGATGGCGAGTTCGCTGCGGTCCCGAACTCCAGTTACCCGTTCACCCCGACGCTGGGGCAGGATTTCACAGGGCGTCTTGGAACGATGGCGAGCCAGAGCCGCACGCAAAGTGAGACCTATGCCAACCTCGCCCAGCAATCGACGAGCTCGGCGGTCACCCGGTTCAGCGAGATCCGCAACGCCTACAGCCAGGGCCGCAGTTCCGAGACGATCAGCGGGGTCGGTACGAACGACAGCGTCGGCACAGCATTCAACGAAGTCGACAACGCTTCGAGAGCGCTCCAGCAACAGTTTGGCCTGTCCCGGCGGGCTTCCGACGACATCACCGTGTCATGGTTCTTGAATGGAGAAGCGTCTGCTGGTGTAGGAGGCGATTTGGGGCCAGTAACTCTCGGAGGTAAAGCAAGAGGCGGTCGCAACCAGTCATGGACCGACAGCGACATTGGGATCGCCTCGGAAGATCGTAGCAGGATTACTGGATCGCTGCGCCAGCTTTCCGACAGTCGCAACTGGTCGAACACACGCGAGGGCTTCCTGCGTGAGACGAGCACAAGCTCGGTATCTCAGGTCTCGACCAGTTCGTCCGGTCTTAGCCGATCATTGACCGAGGCCGAGAGCTACACGCGCGAAGCGCGCCGCGCCGAAGAGATGGCCAGCCGTCTCGAAACCCAGGCTGGCTGGTATGAGGCCAACAGCTCTGCAGGCACGCTTAACCTGAGCCAGGCCTATCGCGACTGGGGCATGGCCGAGATCGAAGCCAATCGCGACTACTACGGACCGGTTCGCTTCGATGACATCGAGTTCCAGATGAGCTCACGCGGCCAGCAGCTGCAGTCACGGTTTGTCGAAAGCTACGCTGATCAGTTGCAGGAGGACATCGAAGGCGATCTCTCTCTGCCGGCATTCTCGCCTGTTAGCCGACCTGGTATCGGAAGTGCAGGGCAAGTGCGCGCAAGAGGAGCTGTGGGGTCTGCGGGTGGCCCCGCCATGCCCGACGCGCCCGATCGGTCAGGGATCGCGGATGAAGTCGAGCGGGCTCGCCGACGGGGTCAGGCACGGATTGGAACTGTAAGAGGATATGTGGATCGCCAAACGCAGGACGCGACTGGCGCAAGCGAGGAAGCTGCTGATGATGTGAAGGAGTGGTAG
- a CDS encoding type I restriction endonuclease subunit R, which yields MSDLHHEKHLEAYVVKKLTEQGWLLGDTKGFDQDTAVYTEDLEAWIKKTQGPKWDKLAALNGDRARETLLSRLDVALAKHGTIQVLRRGFSIAGCGQIDMSEAAPEDQRNETILERYAANRLRVVPQLKYHPGRELAIDLGLFINGLPVATVELKTDFTQSAESAREQYKRDRLPEDPATGRKHPLLTFKRGAIVHFAMSDSEIWMATKLAGENTYFLPFNRGYDGKGGNPPRDDGEYPVAYFWEEICQPDAFLRIFHSFVYVEQKDVVDLKGNWSVKETLIFPRFHQHDAVNRMITDAKEKGPGHAYLCEHSAGSGKTSTIAWTAHDLTKLRHDDGKAVFDTVIIVTDRTVLDGQLQDAVQQIDHRKGMIAAIDRETSSKTKTAQLAEAILKGVPIIVVTLQTFPHAMEAILTETSLKDRSFAVIIDEAHTSQTGSTASKLQATLALSSAKDTANMTVEELLTEIQKSRARPKNLSHFAFTATPKHSTLMLFGRPQDPSSPAGPDNLPRAFHKYEMRQAIDEGFILDVLKGYVSYKTAFNLGKELEDKKRVDGKAAKRALAKWMSLHPTNVTQKVQFIMEHFRHNVSSLLDGKAKAMVVTSSRTAAVRYKKAFDAFVIANPQYKDVRALVAFSGKLSGKDVMHSDDAQISGELFVCDDDAEFTESNMNAGVEVKDLRIAFDRPEFRVMLVANKFQTGFDQPKLVAMYVDKKIANEVEIVQTLSRLNRTFPGKEETFIVDFVNDPEAIRAAFKKYDSGAQITEVQDPNVVYDMKDGLDQQGIYSDEDIEAFKVARFETAKTFDVAKDDHHKAMFAATQRPTDLFNARLKDLRGEAARCEVEFLKATETGDDAAAKKAEHERMQVEESIGRMLEFKSGLSRFSRTYTYIAQLLDLGDPSIENFAAFTKLLANRLNGIPPEHVDLRGISLTGYDIKKNDDQGNNADDPDPNLKPAGPGGSNAPGKLPVYLQELIERLNGIFGEAAPIKDQASFVNQIVSITRENSIVRAQVEENSKDQALKGSLPGAVQSAVVRAMGSNNALATHLLKEDKQGLGILTNLIYDLIKAGKDIDLGDLDGA from the coding sequence ATGAGCGATTTGCACCATGAGAAGCACCTTGAGGCCTATGTCGTCAAAAAGCTGACGGAACAGGGCTGGCTGCTCGGCGATACCAAAGGGTTTGACCAGGATACCGCTGTCTACACCGAGGATCTGGAGGCCTGGATCAAAAAGACCCAAGGTCCTAAGTGGGACAAGCTCGCTGCCCTCAACGGTGATCGCGCCCGCGAAACACTGCTCTCCCGCCTCGATGTCGCTTTGGCGAAACACGGCACCATCCAGGTACTACGACGCGGCTTTTCTATAGCGGGCTGCGGGCAGATCGACATGTCCGAGGCCGCGCCCGAAGATCAGCGCAACGAAACGATCCTTGAACGCTACGCCGCCAACCGGCTGCGCGTGGTGCCACAGCTGAAGTATCACCCGGGCCGCGAGCTTGCGATCGATCTCGGTCTCTTCATCAACGGGCTGCCTGTCGCGACAGTCGAACTCAAAACCGACTTCACCCAGTCTGCCGAAAGCGCGCGCGAGCAATACAAGCGCGACCGTCTTCCAGAGGACCCCGCCACTGGGCGGAAACACCCGCTGCTGACGTTCAAACGCGGCGCGATCGTGCATTTCGCGATGTCCGACAGTGAAATTTGGATGGCTACGAAGCTGGCGGGTGAGAACACCTACTTCCTACCATTCAACCGTGGCTACGACGGCAAAGGCGGCAACCCGCCCCGCGACGACGGCGAATACCCCGTCGCATATTTCTGGGAGGAGATTTGCCAGCCGGATGCGTTCCTGCGCATCTTCCACAGCTTCGTCTATGTCGAGCAGAAGGATGTGGTGGACCTGAAGGGCAATTGGTCGGTCAAGGAAACCCTGATCTTCCCGCGCTTTCACCAGCACGACGCTGTCAACAGAATGATCACGGATGCCAAGGAGAAGGGTCCTGGGCATGCTTACCTCTGCGAACATAGTGCAGGATCGGGCAAGACATCGACGATTGCCTGGACAGCCCACGACCTGACCAAGCTACGCCATGATGACGGTAAGGCGGTCTTTGACACAGTGATCATCGTGACGGACCGGACGGTTCTGGATGGGCAGCTCCAAGATGCTGTTCAACAGATCGATCACCGCAAGGGCATGATCGCCGCGATCGACCGTGAGACAAGTTCCAAGACGAAAACGGCGCAGTTGGCGGAGGCCATACTGAAGGGCGTCCCGATTATCGTGGTAACACTTCAGACCTTCCCGCATGCCATGGAAGCAATTCTGACGGAAACGTCATTGAAAGACCGTAGCTTTGCCGTGATCATCGACGAGGCGCACACCTCCCAAACAGGCAGTACGGCTTCGAAGCTGCAAGCGACGCTCGCCCTTTCGTCGGCCAAGGACACTGCCAACATGACGGTCGAAGAGCTCTTAACCGAGATCCAGAAGAGCCGGGCCCGGCCGAAGAACCTGTCTCATTTCGCATTCACTGCAACACCAAAACACTCGACCTTGATGTTGTTTGGAAGGCCGCAAGACCCGTCCAGTCCGGCCGGCCCAGACAATCTGCCGCGTGCTTTTCATAAATACGAGATGCGTCAGGCTATCGACGAAGGTTTCATCCTCGACGTGCTCAAAGGCTATGTGTCGTACAAGACGGCCTTCAATCTCGGAAAAGAATTGGAAGACAAAAAGCGCGTGGACGGCAAGGCAGCCAAGCGCGCATTGGCCAAATGGATGAGCTTGCATCCCACGAACGTCACCCAAAAGGTGCAGTTTATAATGGAGCACTTTCGGCACAACGTGTCGTCGCTCCTCGATGGGAAGGCGAAGGCAATGGTTGTGACGAGCTCTCGTACGGCAGCTGTTCGCTACAAAAAAGCCTTCGATGCGTTTGTTATTGCCAATCCTCAGTACAAAGACGTTCGCGCGTTGGTTGCATTTTCAGGAAAGCTCAGTGGCAAGGATGTCATGCACTCGGATGACGCGCAGATTTCTGGCGAACTGTTCGTTTGTGACGACGACGCGGAATTTACCGAGAGCAACATGAACGCCGGCGTCGAGGTCAAAGACCTTCGGATCGCATTTGATCGGCCGGAATTCAGAGTGATGCTCGTTGCCAACAAGTTCCAGACGGGATTCGACCAGCCGAAGCTCGTCGCCATGTATGTCGACAAGAAGATCGCGAACGAAGTCGAGATCGTTCAAACGCTGTCGCGCTTAAATCGTACCTTCCCGGGCAAGGAAGAAACCTTCATTGTCGATTTTGTAAACGACCCGGAAGCGATCCGCGCAGCCTTCAAGAAATACGATTCCGGGGCGCAAATCACGGAAGTTCAAGACCCGAACGTTGTCTACGACATGAAAGACGGCCTTGACCAACAAGGTATCTACTCGGACGAAGACATCGAGGCGTTCAAGGTCGCGCGTTTCGAAACCGCCAAGACTTTCGACGTTGCCAAAGACGATCACCACAAGGCGATGTTCGCAGCCACCCAAAGGCCGACAGACCTTTTTAACGCTCGCCTCAAGGACCTCCGCGGCGAAGCCGCGCGGTGTGAAGTTGAATTTTTGAAGGCAACTGAGACAGGAGACGATGCCGCTGCGAAGAAGGCCGAGCATGAAAGGATGCAGGTAGAAGAAAGCATCGGTCGGATGCTGGAGTTTAAGTCAGGGCTGTCCAGGTTTTCCAGGACATACACTTACATCGCGCAATTGCTGGATCTGGGAGATCCCAGCATTGAGAATTTTGCAGCTTTCACCAAACTTCTGGCAAACCGCCTCAATGGTATCCCTCCCGAGCATGTCGATCTTAGAGGCATTTCTCTGACAGGATACGATATCAAAAAGAACGATGATCAGGGCAACAACGCCGATGACCCTGACCCAAACTTGAAGCCCGCGGGGCCCGGCGGTTCCAATGCGCCAGGGAAGCTTCCTGTGTACCTGCAGGAGCTTATCGAACGATTGAACGGCATCTTTGGCGAAGCTGCTCCGATCAAGGATCAAGCGAGCTTCGTAAACCAAATCGTTTCGATTACCCGCGAGAACAGTATCGTCAGGGCCCAGGTTGAGGAAAACTCAAAAGACCAAGCGTTGAAAGGAAGCCTTCCGGGGGCGGTTCAAAGCGCGGTGGTGCGCGCAATGGGTTCGAACAATGCATTGGCCACGCATCTTCTCAAAGAGGACAAGCAAGGCCTCGGCATCCTTACGAACCTTATTTACGACCTGATCAAAGCAGGGAAAGATATCGACCTTGGAGATCTCGATGGCGCATGA
- a CDS encoding DUF262 domain-containing protein, with amino-acid sequence MKISVALDKIDERQLFVPAFQREYVWKRDDAKQLIDSLIKEYPTGTMLTWETNTPPELKGPHKYDEKQGAVRILLDGQQRLTTLYMLIRGDLPPYYTAPEILNDTRGLYVNLENLELEYYKKLKMENDPRWQNLTAIFKDEVWDQDVFKKLEERGVEVDKESARHISGNIRKVERILDREFPEQTIPIKASIREAIDIFYKVNASGVSLTEAELALAQISGYWPQARDTFKAKLAELEKRGFVFKLDFVIYALLACLYASGSNMRLLHDQGNDAPIRKAWEKLESQTLDYVANLMQSHAYVDHTDEINSIYALIPIIAYCYQQDEHLSDLQIKKVVKWFYYSQIRTRYVSQLPQKLDRDLRIVRDADHPFDELLQVIKDERSLEIIPDEFVGRTITHPLFPMMRWYFKSKEATCFTTGVKLRQSMGKKYALEKDHIFPFSKLKAAGYGMGNRIKYSLAQEITNRAILTAIANRSKSATNAEDYLSEVNAKNPDALAKQCIPDDPELWKIENYELFLEARRKQLADGLNAFLTSITETEKSEAPITLAEMIAEGESEELEFKQTLRWDVKESKVNKGLEAVT; translated from the coding sequence ATGAAAATTTCAGTTGCCCTCGATAAGATCGACGAAAGACAGCTTTTCGTACCTGCATTCCAGCGAGAATACGTTTGGAAGCGCGATGACGCAAAGCAACTGATCGACTCCCTGATCAAAGAATATCCAACTGGCACAATGCTCACGTGGGAGACGAATACCCCGCCTGAGCTCAAGGGGCCGCACAAGTATGATGAGAAGCAAGGCGCGGTGCGCATCTTGCTCGACGGTCAGCAACGCCTGACCACGCTTTACATGCTGATCAGAGGTGACTTACCACCTTACTACACGGCTCCGGAAATTTTGAACGATACGCGCGGTCTTTACGTCAACCTCGAGAACCTTGAGCTGGAATATTACAAGAAGCTCAAGATGGAGAATGATCCTCGCTGGCAGAATTTGACGGCCATCTTCAAGGATGAAGTGTGGGATCAGGACGTATTCAAGAAACTCGAAGAGCGCGGGGTAGAGGTCGACAAAGAGTCCGCTCGGCATATCTCCGGTAACATCAGGAAAGTTGAGCGGATCCTTGATCGGGAATTCCCCGAACAAACGATCCCGATCAAAGCGTCCATCCGCGAAGCGATCGACATTTTCTACAAGGTCAATGCTAGCGGCGTTTCGCTGACCGAAGCTGAACTCGCGCTCGCCCAGATTTCGGGTTACTGGCCGCAGGCACGAGACACTTTTAAGGCCAAGCTGGCCGAATTGGAAAAGCGCGGGTTTGTCTTCAAGCTCGATTTCGTAATCTACGCTTTGCTGGCTTGCCTGTACGCGTCGGGCTCGAACATGCGGCTGCTGCATGATCAAGGCAATGATGCACCAATCAGGAAGGCCTGGGAAAAGCTGGAAAGCCAGACCTTGGATTATGTGGCCAATCTTATGCAATCGCATGCGTATGTGGACCACACAGACGAGATCAACTCGATCTACGCTTTGATCCCGATAATCGCGTATTGCTATCAGCAGGATGAGCACCTTAGCGATCTACAAATCAAGAAGGTCGTGAAGTGGTTCTATTACTCCCAAATTCGGACGCGTTATGTCAGCCAGCTTCCTCAGAAGTTGGATCGTGACCTTCGCATTGTAAGGGATGCTGACCATCCGTTCGATGAACTGCTGCAAGTCATCAAAGATGAGAGATCTCTGGAAATAATTCCGGACGAATTTGTGGGGAGGACAATAACGCACCCACTGTTCCCGATGATGCGATGGTACTTCAAGAGCAAGGAAGCGACCTGCTTTACAACCGGGGTCAAGCTTCGCCAATCAATGGGAAAGAAGTACGCGCTTGAAAAGGATCATATTTTCCCCTTTTCGAAGCTTAAGGCTGCCGGTTATGGGATGGGAAATCGGATCAAATATTCCTTGGCTCAGGAGATCACCAACAGAGCAATTCTAACTGCAATTGCCAACAGATCGAAGAGCGCGACAAATGCGGAGGATTACCTCAGCGAAGTCAATGCTAAGAACCCTGATGCGCTGGCAAAACAGTGTATTCCAGACGATCCCGAGCTCTGGAAGATCGAAAACTATGAGTTGTTCCTAGAGGCTCGACGCAAACAGCTCGCAGATGGACTGAATGCGTTTCTCACTTCGATAACCGAAACAGAAAAAAGCGAGGCGCCGATCACCCTCGCCGAAATGATCGCCGAAGGCGAAAGCGAAGAACTTGAATTCAAGCAAACTCTTCGTTGGGATGTGAAAGAGTCAAAGGTCAATAAAGGCTTGGAAGCGGTGACGTGA
- a CDS encoding type II toxin-antitoxin system HipA family toxin — MSRAVVNLWGRQIGAVLWDEDRDVGVFEYTPEFSRSGIEVAPLTMPVRSGVYDFPALNHDTFKGLPGMLADSLPDKFGNALINRWLAEQGRTTDSFDPVERLCYTGRRGMGALEFEPSTGERREQGGPVDIAPLVELANRVLAAREELTGVLKGDDDHHALQEILRVGTSAGGARAKAVLAWNEETGEFHSGQLTAGPGYTQWLVKFDGVSGNADKELADPMGFGRLEYACYLLALEAGVTMARSRLHEEGGRAHFMTQRFDRTADGKKLHMQSLCAMRHFDFNQARAYSYEQAIETIRMLGLGRDAIKEQVRRALFNVFIRNQDDHTKNIAFLMDRSGRWSLSPAYDIVYAYNPSGDWTNEHQMSLAGKTDEFDLEDLIAFGTFADLKPVETKAIISDIQSAILGWTNVTREAGVSKSMAEQALNGFRSL, encoded by the coding sequence ATGAGCCGCGCAGTCGTCAATCTTTGGGGCCGGCAGATCGGTGCCGTGCTGTGGGATGAGGACCGCGATGTCGGGGTCTTCGAATACACTCCGGAATTTAGTCGCAGCGGTATCGAGGTCGCCCCGCTCACCATGCCGGTGCGCAGCGGCGTCTACGATTTCCCTGCACTGAACCATGACACCTTCAAGGGTCTGCCAGGAATGCTTGCCGACAGCCTGCCCGATAAGTTCGGCAACGCTCTCATCAATCGCTGGCTAGCAGAACAGGGCCGTACCACCGACAGCTTCGATCCGGTCGAGCGCCTTTGCTACACCGGTCGCAGGGGCATGGGCGCGCTCGAGTTTGAGCCATCGACAGGCGAGCGCCGCGAACAGGGCGGTCCCGTTGACATCGCGCCGCTTGTTGAACTGGCCAACCGTGTGCTTGCCGCGCGAGAAGAACTCACCGGCGTCCTGAAGGGCGACGATGATCATCACGCGCTTCAGGAAATCCTCCGCGTCGGGACATCCGCCGGTGGCGCGCGCGCCAAAGCGGTTCTCGCTTGGAACGAAGAGACAGGAGAATTCCACTCCGGCCAGCTGACGGCGGGTCCGGGCTATACCCAATGGTTGGTCAAGTTCGATGGCGTGTCGGGCAATGCCGACAAGGAACTTGCCGACCCGATGGGCTTCGGTCGCCTCGAATACGCCTGTTATCTGCTAGCCCTAGAAGCCGGTGTCACCATGGCCCGCTCTCGCCTGCATGAAGAAGGCGGGCGGGCGCACTTCATGACCCAACGGTTCGACCGCACGGCAGACGGCAAAAAGCTGCATATGCAGTCACTTTGCGCGATGCGTCACTTCGATTTCAATCAGGCCCGGGCCTATAGCTACGAACAGGCGATCGAGACCATCCGGATGCTCGGACTTGGCCGTGATGCAATCAAAGAACAGGTGCGGCGAGCGCTCTTCAATGTCTTCATCCGCAACCAGGACGACCACACCAAGAACATCGCTTTCCTTATGGATCGTTCTGGCCGCTGGAGCCTCTCACCGGCCTATGATATTGTGTATGCCTACAATCCCAGCGGAGACTGGACAAACGAACATCAGATGTCTCTGGCCGGCAAGACCGACGAATTCGATTTGGAAGACCTAATCGCCTTTGGTACGTTCGCAGATCTCAAACCTGTCGAAACCAAAGCCATCATCTCAGACATACAATCTGCAATCCTTGGCTGGACTAACGTGACCCGTGAAGCGGGCGTGTCCAAGAGTATGGCAGAGCAGGCTCTTAACGGATTCAGGTCCCTTTAG
- a CDS encoding IS110 family transposase, with protein sequence MSIRNQPRDAAVFGIDIGKTVFHVVGLDAAHAPIQKATFRRETLLQFFERASPVLVGMEACPGSQWLARKLLGMGHTVRIVPAQFVKPFVKSNKNDIIDAEAIAEAVTRPTMRFVEIRTPEQIDLQALHRVRDRMIAHRTRLISQMRAFCLEYGIAIHQGAGKFKAEIPRVLADETNELTPSMRRILTEVHGEMMELEQRITAMNHEIEAIAARSDTARRLMTVPGIGPLASTALLAAAGSGRQFRRARDLAAWLGLVPREHSTGGKTKLLGISKRGNKYLRRMIVHGARSCVTHLDRSRDRLGPWLDGLESRMHKNKVTVALAAKIARVVWVILTKPGATYERRVPAFG encoded by the coding sequence ATGAGCATACGCAACCAACCAAGAGATGCAGCCGTCTTCGGCATCGACATTGGCAAAACAGTCTTTCACGTTGTCGGCCTCGATGCGGCCCATGCACCGATCCAGAAGGCGACATTCAGGCGGGAGACGTTGCTGCAGTTTTTCGAACGCGCGTCGCCGGTTCTGGTCGGGATGGAAGCATGCCCCGGTTCGCAGTGGCTGGCGCGCAAGCTGCTAGGGATGGGGCACACAGTTAGGATCGTGCCGGCACAATTCGTGAAGCCCTTCGTAAAGTCGAACAAGAACGACATCATCGACGCGGAAGCCATTGCGGAAGCCGTCACTAGGCCGACGATGCGCTTCGTAGAGATAAGGACACCGGAGCAGATCGACCTGCAAGCACTCCACCGGGTGCGAGACCGGATGATCGCCCATCGAACGAGGCTGATCAGCCAGATGCGCGCCTTCTGTCTCGAGTATGGTATCGCGATCCATCAGGGCGCAGGCAAGTTCAAGGCCGAGATACCGCGCGTGCTTGCGGATGAGACCAACGAGCTCACCCCTTCGATGCGCCGGATCCTGACGGAGGTTCACGGCGAGATGATGGAACTCGAACAGCGCATCACAGCCATGAACCACGAGATCGAAGCCATCGCCGCGCGCAGCGATACCGCACGGCGCCTGATGACTGTGCCGGGCATCGGACCGCTGGCCTCGACCGCTCTGCTGGCGGCGGCAGGGTCGGGACGTCAGTTCCGCAGGGCACGTGATCTCGCTGCCTGGCTCGGTCTAGTGCCGCGCGAACACTCGACCGGCGGGAAGACTAAGCTGCTTGGCATCAGCAAGCGCGGCAATAAATACCTGCGAAGGATGATCGTCCATGGTGCTCGATCCTGTGTTACACATCTCGATAGAAGCAGGGACCGCTTGGGCCCATGGCTCGACGGGCTTGAGAGCAGGATGCACAAGAACAAGGTCACGGTCGCCCTGGCTGCCAAGATCGCTCGCGTTGTCTGGGTGATTCTGACCAAGCCGGGCGCCACCTACGAGCGGCGCGTTCCAGCGTTCGGCTGA